A stretch of the Macaca mulatta isolate MMU2019108-1 chromosome 16, T2T-MMU8v2.0, whole genome shotgun sequence genome encodes the following:
- the FN3K gene encoding fructosamine-3-kinase isoform X2 produces MEQLLRAELRTATLRAFGSPGAGCISEGRAYDTDAGPVFVKVNRRTQARQMFEGEVASLEALRSTGLVRVPRPMKVIDLPGGGAAFVMEHLKMRSLSSQASKLGEQMADLHLYNQKLREKLKEEENTVGRRGEGAEPRYVNKFGFHTVTCCGFIPQVKIPDLFCGLEIVPALLHGDLWSGNVAEDDVGPIIYDPASFYGHSEFELAIALMFGGFPRSFFTAYHRKIPKAPGFDQRLLLYQLFNYLNHWNHFGREYRSPSLGTMRRLLK; encoded by the exons ATGGAGCAGCTGCTGCGCGCCGAGCTGCGCACCGCGACCCTGCGGGCCTTCGGCAGCCCCGGCGCCGGCTGCATCAGCGAGGGCCGAGCCTACGACACGGACGCAGGCCCCGTGTTCGTCAAAGTCAACCGCAGGACGCAG GCCCGGCAGATGTTTGAGGGGGAGGTGGCCAGCCTGGAGGCCCTCCGGAGCACGGGCCTGGTGCGGGTGCCAAGGCCCATGAAGGTCATCGACCTGCCGGGAGGTGGGGCTGCCTTTGTGATGGAGCATTTGAAGATGAGGAGCTTGAGcag tCAAGCATCAAAACTTGGAGAGCAGATGGCAGATTTGCACCTTTACAACCAGAAACTCAGGGAGAAGttgaaggaggaggagaacaCAGTGG GTCGAAGAGGTGAGGGTGCTGAGCCTCGGTATGTGAACAAGTTCGGCTTCCACACGGTGACGTGCTGCGGCTTCATCCCGCAG GTGAAGATCCCGGATCTGTTTTGTGGCCTAGAGATTGTCCCCGCGTTGCTCCACGGGGATCTCTGGTCAGGAAACGTGGCTGAGGACGACGTGGGGCCCATTATTTACGACCCGGCTTCCTTCTATGGCCATTCGGAGTTTGAACTGGCAATCGCCTTGATGTTTGGGGGGTTCCCCAGATCCTTCTTCACCGCCTACCACCGGAAGATCCCCAAGGCTCCGGGCTTCGACCAGCGGCTGCTGCTCTACCAGCTGTTCAACTACCTGAACCACTGGAACCACTTCGGGCGGGAGTACAGGAGCCCTTCGCTGGGCACCATGCGGAGGCTGCTCAAGTAG
- the FN3K gene encoding fructosamine-3-kinase isoform X1, with amino-acid sequence MEQLLRAELRTATLRAFGSPGAGCISEGRAYDTDAGPVFVKVNRRTQARQMFEGEVASLEALRSTGLVRVPRPMKVIDLPGGGAAFVMEHLKMRSLSSQASKLGEQMADLHLYNQKLREKLKEEENTVGRRGEGAEPRYVNKFGFHTVTCCGFIPQVNEWQDDWPTFFARHRLQAQLDLIEKDYADREARELWSRLQVKIPDLFCGLEIVPALLHGDLWSGNVAEDDVGPIIYDPASFYGHSEFELAIALMFGGFPRSFFTAYHRKIPKAPGFDQRLLLYQLFNYLNHWNHFGREYRSPSLGTMRRLLK; translated from the exons ATGGAGCAGCTGCTGCGCGCCGAGCTGCGCACCGCGACCCTGCGGGCCTTCGGCAGCCCCGGCGCCGGCTGCATCAGCGAGGGCCGAGCCTACGACACGGACGCAGGCCCCGTGTTCGTCAAAGTCAACCGCAGGACGCAG GCCCGGCAGATGTTTGAGGGGGAGGTGGCCAGCCTGGAGGCCCTCCGGAGCACGGGCCTGGTGCGGGTGCCAAGGCCCATGAAGGTCATCGACCTGCCGGGAGGTGGGGCTGCCTTTGTGATGGAGCATTTGAAGATGAGGAGCTTGAGcag tCAAGCATCAAAACTTGGAGAGCAGATGGCAGATTTGCACCTTTACAACCAGAAACTCAGGGAGAAGttgaaggaggaggagaacaCAGTGG GTCGAAGAGGTGAGGGTGCTGAGCCTCGGTATGTGAACAAGTTCGGCTTCCACACGGTGACGTGCTGCGGCTTCATCCCGCAG gtgaATGAGTGGCAGGATGACTGGCCGACCTTTTTCGCCCGGCACCGGCTCCAGGCGCAGCTGGACCTCATTGAGAAGGACTATGCTGACCGAGAGGCTCGAGAACTCTGGTCCCGGCTACAG GTGAAGATCCCGGATCTGTTTTGTGGCCTAGAGATTGTCCCCGCGTTGCTCCACGGGGATCTCTGGTCAGGAAACGTGGCTGAGGACGACGTGGGGCCCATTATTTACGACCCGGCTTCCTTCTATGGCCATTCGGAGTTTGAACTGGCAATCGCCTTGATGTTTGGGGGGTTCCCCAGATCCTTCTTCACCGCCTACCACCGGAAGATCCCCAAGGCTCCGGGCTTCGACCAGCGGCTGCTGCTCTACCAGCTGTTCAACTACCTGAACCACTGGAACCACTTCGGGCGGGAGTACAGGAGCCCTTCGCTGGGCACCATGCGGAGGCTGCTCAAGTAG